The following coding sequences lie in one Vibrio aerogenes genomic window:
- a CDS encoding GFA family protein produces the protein MELTCHCGNVRLELKIFPKEVGICNCSICRRYAAAWAYFSPDQVQIHSKEKTVFYCWGDKEAEFHRCDLCGCVTHYVTTEKCSEAILAVNMRMAENAVLSSIPVRKINGESY, from the coding sequence ATGGAATTAACGTGCCATTGTGGAAACGTTCGCTTAGAGTTGAAGATATTCCCGAAAGAAGTCGGTATATGTAATTGCTCCATTTGTCGCCGCTATGCCGCAGCCTGGGCATATTTTTCTCCTGACCAGGTGCAAATTCACTCGAAAGAGAAAACGGTGTTCTATTGCTGGGGAGACAAAGAAGCCGAATTTCATCGTTGTGATCTGTGCGGTTGTGTAACACATTATGTAACCACAGAAAAATGCTCTGAAGCTATCCTGGCGGTTAATATGAGAATGGCTGAAAATGCGGTGCTTTCAAGCATTCCTGTCCGAAAAATAAATGGCGAGTCATATTAA
- a CDS encoding tetratricopeptide repeat protein gives MEAVITQAIELRKNGKHQASRDLLTQLLNDNGYSGKAHLHIAWSYDNEGREREAIAHYRSSLSGNLSSTERFDALFGLACTLRCVGDYAKALHYFGQTIEEYPDSPEVKPFFAMCLYNSGRYKEAVSLLLELLVSTTDSQEIQAYQRAISLYAKDLDRTW, from the coding sequence ATGGAAGCCGTAATAACACAGGCGATTGAACTAAGAAAGAATGGTAAACATCAGGCGTCAAGAGATTTGCTGACTCAGCTGTTGAATGATAATGGCTACTCCGGGAAGGCTCATTTGCATATTGCATGGTCATACGATAATGAAGGCAGAGAGCGGGAAGCAATCGCCCACTATCGGTCATCTTTATCTGGAAACCTGTCATCAACGGAGCGTTTTGATGCTTTGTTTGGTCTGGCATGCACCCTTCGTTGTGTGGGTGACTATGCAAAAGCACTCCACTACTTTGGGCAAACAATAGAAGAATATCCTGATTCTCCGGAGGTCAAGCCTTTCTTTGCCATGTGTTTATATAATTCCGGCCGCTACAAAGAAGCTGTCTCTCTGCTATTGGAACTTTTGGTTTCAACAACAGACAGTCAGGAGATTCAGGCCTATCAACGGGCTATTTCTCTGTACGCCAAAGATTTAGATCGAACATGGTAA
- a CDS encoding DUF1203 domain-containing protein has protein sequence MITITPVRPDFLAKARQAGLDDQNQPVEHLIAEGGEPCRDTLRRAQPGEKLILGSYCPFSRPGPYKEYGPIFIQAEPADTPPDLTRLPTRASTGPAYLSHMFVLRAYRENETIATAGLVSTDNAQAVLEQFFTDPEVHFVLARFAAYGCYALRLDREITGK, from the coding sequence ATGATAACCATCACCCCTGTTCGCCCGGATTTTTTAGCCAAGGCAAGACAGGCAGGTCTTGATGACCAAAACCAGCCAGTGGAACACCTGATTGCCGAAGGTGGAGAACCGTGCCGGGATACGCTTCGCCGGGCACAACCCGGAGAAAAACTTATTCTGGGCAGCTATTGTCCTTTCTCCCGTCCGGGACCTTATAAAGAGTATGGGCCGATATTTATTCAGGCGGAGCCTGCAGACACGCCACCGGATCTGACCCGGTTACCCACCCGTGCCAGCACAGGCCCCGCTTATTTGAGTCACATGTTTGTGCTGAGGGCTTACAGGGAAAATGAAACCATCGCCACCGCCGGATTGGTCAGCACCGATAACGCACAAGCCGTGCTGGAGCAGTTTTTTACCGATCCGGAAGTACATTTTGTACTGGCACGGTTTGCAGCTTATGGCTGCTACGCGCTCAGATTGGATCGGGAAATAACCGGGAAATAA
- a CDS encoding bifunctional transcriptional activator/DNA repair enzyme AdaA has protein sequence MAEIQARLLQIAHTIEANADETLSLEQLAKQAAVSPYYLQRKFREMFGISPREYQNAIRIQRMKQLLRQGDTVSGAIYAVGFGSGSRVYEQVNQKIGMTPSDYRSGGQDMHIAFAVRETVFGLLIMAATERGVCFVHFGESIASLIQALHTEFPNALLDPTPDAVSAELDLWIEALELYLASRGPRPDLPLHLRGTAFQVSVWKFLMSIKEGQTMSYKQVAEGIGSPKSYRAVANACGANHIAVLIPCHRVLRGDGQRGGYRWGEERKVRLLEKENPRKIT, from the coding sequence ATGGCAGAGATTCAGGCGCGGCTGCTACAGATAGCACATACCATTGAAGCAAATGCTGATGAGACATTAAGTCTGGAACAGTTGGCGAAACAGGCGGCAGTCAGCCCCTATTATCTGCAACGTAAGTTCCGGGAGATGTTTGGTATCTCCCCACGCGAGTATCAAAATGCGATTCGTATTCAGAGGATGAAACAGTTACTCAGACAGGGAGATACGGTCTCCGGAGCCATTTATGCGGTCGGCTTTGGCTCTGGCAGCCGGGTTTACGAACAGGTGAATCAGAAAATCGGGATGACGCCATCGGACTATCGTTCCGGAGGGCAGGATATGCACATTGCATTTGCGGTGCGGGAAACGGTATTTGGCCTGCTGATTATGGCGGCAACAGAACGGGGCGTGTGTTTTGTGCATTTTGGAGAAAGTATCGCGTCACTGATTCAGGCACTGCATACTGAATTTCCGAATGCGTTGCTGGATCCCACGCCGGACGCGGTGTCAGCGGAACTTGATTTGTGGATTGAAGCGCTGGAGCTGTATCTCGCCAGCCGGGGGCCAAGACCTGATTTGCCACTTCACCTGCGGGGAACGGCTTTTCAGGTGAGTGTCTGGAAATTTCTGATGAGCATCAAAGAAGGCCAGACAATGAGCTACAAGCAAGTGGCGGAAGGGATTGGTTCGCCCAAATCATACCGGGCAGTGGCAAATGCCTGTGGGGCGAACCATATTGCGGTGCTTATCCCCTGTCACCGGGTTCTGCGCGGCGATGGTCAGCGTGGTGGCTATCGCTGGGGAGAAGAGAGGAAGGTACGCTTACTTGAAAAGGAAAATCCCCGGAAAATAACCTGA
- a CDS encoding cold shock and DUF1294 domain-containing protein produces the protein MKGKIVEWYDEKGYGFIAVANQERRIFLHVSELKHKHLRPAPNDRVSFDICEDERKRLRAVNASMISMKSFPLTVLFGGSFLVFACVSPLVLHRHLFFIPLYLVLSLFTWLMYAWDKEAAEKGQWRTAENSLHFLSLAGGWPGALLAQQQLRHKSRKQPFKTILWLTILVNIIVFFWSFTASGSEIIQQVTSLLLNP, from the coding sequence GTGAAAGGAAAAATTGTCGAGTGGTATGATGAAAAAGGCTACGGCTTTATTGCCGTGGCAAATCAGGAACGACGGATATTTCTCCATGTTTCTGAACTGAAACACAAGCATCTGCGACCCGCCCCTAACGATAGGGTGAGCTTTGACATTTGTGAAGATGAGCGCAAACGGCTGCGGGCGGTGAATGCATCGATGATCAGCATGAAGTCCTTTCCTCTGACCGTTCTGTTTGGTGGTTCATTTTTAGTGTTCGCCTGCGTGTCTCCGCTGGTACTTCATCGCCACCTGTTTTTTATTCCGCTTTATCTGGTCTTAAGTCTGTTCACCTGGCTGATGTATGCCTGGGATAAAGAAGCTGCGGAAAAAGGCCAGTGGCGGACCGCAGAAAACTCACTCCATTTCTTATCACTGGCTGGTGGCTGGCCCGGTGCTTTGCTGGCTCAGCAGCAGTTGCGGCACAAATCCAGAAAACAACCGTTTAAAACCATTTTATGGTTGACGATACTGGTGAATATCATCGTGTTTTTCTGGTCGTTTACAGCATCAGGATCAGAGATAATTCAGCAGGTGACGTCGCTGCTTCTGAACCCGTAA
- a CDS encoding thermostable hemolysin, whose amino-acid sequence MSLAIDHASVCLTVIEQHHALRQCAEQYVVDRYASAFDAQIEEFMPVFLALQQQGEIQSVCGYRAASEETLFLEQYLDAPADQLISEHFSQPVSRDSLIEFGQLAAFSKGFSPLHFYLITQHLAALDYQWCICTVTDPLFALMKRMGLNPVVIAQADPARVENAHLWGRYYQSQPRIVAGNIRQGLQYLQQYMALRAERSPNRNMSV is encoded by the coding sequence ATGTCATTAGCAATCGATCATGCGTCAGTCTGTTTAACCGTGATTGAACAGCATCACGCATTACGCCAGTGTGCCGAGCAGTATGTTGTCGATCGGTACGCGTCAGCATTTGATGCGCAAATCGAAGAATTTATGCCGGTTTTTCTGGCGTTACAACAACAGGGCGAGATTCAGTCAGTCTGCGGCTACCGTGCTGCGTCTGAAGAAACACTGTTTCTGGAGCAGTATCTCGATGCACCGGCGGATCAGCTGATTTCTGAACATTTCTCACAGCCGGTCAGTCGCGACTCTCTGATTGAATTCGGGCAGCTGGCAGCGTTCTCAAAAGGCTTTTCTCCTTTGCATTTTTATCTGATTACCCAGCATCTGGCAGCTCTGGATTATCAATGGTGTATTTGTACTGTCACTGATCCGTTATTTGCCCTGATGAAGCGAATGGGACTGAACCCGGTTGTGATAGCACAAGCCGATCCGGCACGGGTTGAAAATGCACATTTGTGGGGACGTTATTATCAGTCTCAGCCCCGGATTGTTGCCGGTAATATCCGGCAGGGTCTGCAATACCTGCAACAGTATATGGCTTTGCGGGCAGAGCGTTCACCAAACAGGAATATGAGTGTATGA
- a CDS encoding AMP-binding protein, with translation MNSKIISALSEHAQHQGDKAAFIGRNHDGSACVLTYRQLLEQVQKYAAYFQQHSAHCVAIYAENSPAWLVADLAAMYAGIPCIPVPKFFSQQQIDHVLSQTQADLLIHDQLLDGFSEAEGEKICGELAIGHRDLAAASSAESAILSENILPGTVKITFTSGSTGHPEGVCLSQKNLDEVTLSLAEGIRSCEGLEKHLVMLPLSTLLENITGGYVPLYLGVTSVVPDGRSVGLSGSSQFDALQWMQTLLESRPDTMVLTPALLHALVTLSQHHAEVVSSLKFVAVGGAHVPKAVLEQARRAGIPAYEGYGLSECSSVVALNTPQQDRPGSSGKVLPHVQVRIADDGEIWVKDGIALGYLGQPFAQTWLATGDLGTLDGQGYLYVRGRKKNQIITSFGRNISPEWIEAEAQHWEALRHFFVTGESQDRLSAVLVSNDVQGAIEAVQALNETLPDYAQVCQLIFIKDSETYRSFLTANQRPRRAVIEQQTQAWLNNPGLYRDTIAIITLNLTIETLEVSL, from the coding sequence ATGAACAGCAAAATTATCTCTGCGTTATCTGAGCATGCGCAACATCAGGGTGATAAAGCCGCTTTTATTGGCAGAAATCATGACGGGTCTGCCTGTGTACTGACGTATCGTCAGTTGCTGGAACAGGTTCAAAAATATGCGGCATATTTTCAGCAGCATTCTGCGCACTGTGTTGCCATCTATGCGGAAAACAGCCCGGCGTGGCTGGTGGCGGATTTAGCCGCAATGTATGCAGGCATTCCCTGCATTCCTGTACCGAAATTTTTCAGTCAACAACAAATTGACCATGTTTTATCGCAAACACAGGCGGATTTATTGATTCATGATCAGCTTCTGGATGGTTTTAGCGAAGCCGAAGGCGAAAAAATATGTGGAGAACTTGCCATCGGACACCGTGATTTGGCGGCAGCTTCATCGGCAGAGTCAGCGATATTATCTGAGAATATTCTGCCGGGGACAGTCAAAATTACGTTTACGTCTGGTTCGACCGGGCACCCGGAAGGGGTGTGCCTGAGCCAGAAGAATCTGGACGAGGTGACCCTGAGTCTGGCTGAAGGTATCCGCTCATGTGAAGGATTAGAGAAACACCTGGTGATGCTGCCTTTATCGACGCTGCTTGAAAATATTACCGGTGGGTATGTGCCTTTGTATCTAGGTGTGACCTCGGTTGTCCCGGATGGACGCTCTGTAGGATTAAGTGGTTCCAGCCAGTTTGATGCATTGCAGTGGATGCAGACATTACTCGAATCCCGGCCGGATACGATGGTACTTACACCCGCATTGTTACATGCGTTGGTGACCTTGAGTCAGCATCATGCTGAAGTGGTGTCTTCACTGAAGTTTGTCGCTGTCGGAGGCGCGCATGTCCCCAAAGCCGTGCTTGAGCAGGCTCGCCGGGCAGGTATTCCGGCATATGAAGGCTATGGCTTGTCCGAGTGTAGCTCTGTGGTCGCGCTGAATACGCCACAGCAGGACCGGCCCGGAAGCAGCGGGAAAGTGCTGCCGCATGTTCAGGTCCGGATCGCCGATGATGGTGAAATCTGGGTCAAAGATGGCATTGCCCTGGGATACCTTGGTCAGCCATTTGCGCAGACCTGGCTGGCAACCGGCGATTTGGGGACACTGGATGGGCAGGGATATCTGTATGTCCGTGGCCGGAAAAAGAATCAGATTATTACCAGCTTTGGCCGGAACATTTCCCCGGAATGGATTGAAGCCGAGGCGCAGCACTGGGAAGCATTGAGACATTTCTTTGTGACTGGGGAATCACAGGATCGGTTGTCTGCTGTGCTGGTCAGCAACGATGTGCAGGGCGCTATTGAAGCCGTGCAGGCACTGAATGAAACCCTGCCTGATTACGCGCAGGTTTGTCAGCTGATTTTTATCAAAGATTCAGAAACTTATCGTTCTTTTCTGACGGCGAACCAACGCCCGAGAAGAGCGGTGATCGAACAACAGACACAGGCATGGCTGAATAATCCGGGATTATACCGGGACACCATCGCCATCATCACACTGAATTTAACTATTGAAACTTTAGAGGTATCACTATGA
- a CDS encoding TenA family transcriptional regulator — protein sequence MSHFFTTLQEATRPAREAMLSAPIVAACERGDISLTQYHRFLSQAYHHVKHTVPLLMACGSRLGESHEWVRAAIAEYIEEEIGHHEWILNDIQACGGDAEAVRNNQGEGAMGMPIELMLAYLYHNIDRGHPMALFGMVWVLEGTSVGIGAQVAKQVKNTLNLDDESLTYLTSHSELDQDHIRFFAELMDKVENPQEQAAIIDAANMVFHLYGQMLHSLTASV from the coding sequence ATGAGTCATTTTTTTACTACTTTACAGGAAGCAACCCGTCCGGCGAGAGAAGCGATGCTGAGCGCGCCGATAGTCGCAGCTTGTGAACGGGGTGACATTTCGCTGACACAATATCACCGCTTTTTGTCTCAGGCCTATCACCATGTGAAGCACACGGTTCCACTGTTAATGGCGTGTGGTTCACGTTTAGGCGAATCTCATGAGTGGGTAAGAGCCGCGATTGCAGAGTATATCGAAGAAGAAATTGGTCATCACGAGTGGATTCTGAATGATATTCAGGCGTGTGGTGGCGATGCTGAAGCGGTTCGCAATAATCAGGGCGAAGGTGCGATGGGTATGCCGATCGAACTGATGCTGGCTTATCTGTATCACAACATTGATCGCGGTCATCCGATGGCTCTGTTTGGCATGGTTTGGGTGCTTGAGGGAACCAGTGTCGGCATTGGTGCTCAGGTGGCAAAACAGGTGAAAAATACCTTAAACCTGGATGATGAGTCATTGACATATCTGACTTCTCACAGCGAGCTGGACCAGGATCACATCCGTTTCTTTGCTGAATTAATGGATAAAGTTGAAAACCCGCAGGAACAAGCGGCGATTATCGATGCAGCGAATATGGTTTTCCACCTTTATGGTCAAATGCTGCACTCATTAACGGCTTCGGTCTGA
- a CDS encoding tetratricopeptide repeat protein, which produces MRLFNRYTGMISVALASFVCTLPAQAASDHLLSSIQKKWAECQYQSKDEDNQVYCLENLVKMSEKALSQQPDRPDLKVWLAISKSSLAGADGGVSALSLVKSAKVLLEEVIEQAPETLDGSAYTSLGSLYYKVPGWPIGFGSDKKAEKMLKKALEMNPDGIDPNYFYGDFLAEDGRKKQAIDYLQRAAKAAPRPGRELADKGRQAEIAKRLKDLGV; this is translated from the coding sequence ATGCGTTTATTTAACCGATATACAGGAATGATTTCAGTGGCGCTGGCATCGTTTGTCTGCACGCTGCCTGCACAGGCAGCATCCGATCATCTGCTGAGCAGCATCCAGAAAAAATGGGCGGAATGCCAGTATCAGTCAAAAGATGAAGATAATCAGGTTTACTGTCTGGAAAATCTGGTGAAAATGAGTGAGAAAGCACTGAGTCAGCAGCCGGACCGTCCGGATTTGAAAGTCTGGCTGGCGATTAGTAAAAGTTCCCTGGCGGGGGCAGATGGTGGCGTGAGTGCACTTTCTCTGGTGAAATCAGCTAAAGTGTTACTTGAAGAAGTGATTGAACAGGCACCGGAAACACTGGATGGTTCTGCTTATACCAGTCTGGGGTCGTTGTATTATAAAGTACCGGGTTGGCCGATTGGATTTGGCAGCGATAAGAAAGCAGAAAAAATGCTGAAAAAAGCGCTCGAAATGAATCCTGACGGTATTGATCCGAACTATTTTTATGGTGATTTTCTGGCTGAAGATGGTCGAAAAAAACAGGCCATTGACTACCTGCAGCGGGCAGCGAAAGCCGCACCACGACCCGGTCGTGAGCTGGCTGACAAAGGGCGCCAGGCTGAAATCGCCAAACGTCTGAAAGATTTAGGTGTGTAA
- a CDS encoding response regulator encodes MRILLVEDDVLLGQSMVTALSRQGYTVDWLERGSGVVTALKTEQFTAVILDLMLPDIGGFEVLKSIRRAGYAVPIMILTARDEIQDRVRGLDGGADDYLVKPFALEELLARLRVMIRRLSGATDSQVEVGDLVLSLDRQLVSCQGQELKLTNNEFKILASLMNSAGRVMSKDQLQQSLHGWEEGSSDNAIEVHIHNLRKKVPGNVIKNIRGVGYIIEK; translated from the coding sequence ATGAGAATATTGTTAGTCGAAGATGATGTACTACTCGGTCAATCAATGGTGACGGCGCTGAGCCGTCAGGGTTATACCGTTGACTGGCTGGAACGTGGCAGCGGGGTGGTGACCGCGCTGAAGACCGAGCAGTTTACAGCCGTCATTCTGGACTTGATGTTACCTGATATTGGCGGGTTTGAAGTCCTGAAATCTATCCGGCGTGCCGGATATGCGGTGCCGATTATGATTTTAACGGCCCGTGATGAAATTCAGGACCGGGTGCGCGGACTGGATGGCGGAGCTGATGATTATCTGGTGAAGCCGTTTGCGCTGGAAGAACTGCTGGCACGTTTGCGGGTGATGATTCGTCGCCTGTCCGGTGCAACAGACAGTCAGGTTGAAGTTGGTGATTTAGTGTTATCGCTGGACCGGCAGCTGGTTTCCTGTCAGGGACAGGAGCTTAAATTAACCAACAATGAATTTAAGATTCTGGCTTCTTTAATGAACAGCGCGGGCAGGGTGATGAGTAAAGATCAGTTACAGCAATCCCTGCATGGCTGGGAAGAGGGCAGTAGTGATAATGCGATTGAAGTGCACATTCACAATCTGAGAAAGAAAGTACCGGGCAATGTGATTAAAAATATTCGTGGTGTAGGGTATATCATTGAAAAATAA
- a CDS encoding sensor histidine kinase has protein sequence MKNKQLKSYSIKKRVTFSVIVMSSLFILISLLFSYQTSHHEILEVYDARLGQTAKLFLLRMPAPEQHMSDIESKKRLEKWMRDIQISSHSESDETAYGHPYEQNLVIQFYHHGRLLWSSHPDFHEIEHDPSFSGFGYVDIAGEEWRYFELPMSEHQKNEYIIVAERQSVRDEMMNELALSTLIPQLALIPCLAFLMFFLIERNFAPVTELKKAIGKRSVSKLDKIVVSRPTDELSALVNALNRLLSELERAWKREKRFTRMAAHELKTPLAILRLNAENALICDKEEDLKSDLKNILQGIERSDRLIQQLLTLARVENLHEIALKDVDLKKLMQRVMGELAPLALKNQQEMSFRGDDCIIRGDESLLGILLSNLVDNAIRYSGQGSQIMARIEDDPEQVRIFIADTGQDVSPEAREKLFDSFYRSNREKGDGAGLGLSITRDIVRLHQGSVVLLPRANELNTFVVSLAKKPDVAPAIS, from the coding sequence TTGAAAAATAAGCAACTGAAAAGTTATTCGATTAAAAAACGGGTGACATTCTCTGTGATTGTCATGTCATCTTTGTTCATTCTGATCTCTTTACTTTTCAGTTATCAGACTTCGCATCATGAAATATTAGAAGTGTATGATGCCCGTTTGGGGCAGACCGCCAAATTATTTTTACTCAGAATGCCTGCGCCAGAGCAGCACATGAGCGATATCGAGAGTAAAAAACGTTTGGAAAAGTGGATGAGGGATATCCAGATTTCCAGTCACAGCGAAAGTGATGAAACAGCCTATGGTCATCCTTATGAGCAAAATCTGGTGATTCAGTTTTACCATCATGGCCGGTTGCTTTGGAGTTCACATCCTGACTTTCATGAAATTGAACATGATCCCTCTTTCTCCGGCTTTGGTTACGTTGATATTGCTGGTGAGGAGTGGCGTTATTTTGAACTGCCGATGAGTGAACATCAGAAAAATGAATACATCATTGTGGCTGAGCGACAGTCTGTCCGGGACGAAATGATGAACGAGCTGGCGTTGTCTACCCTGATTCCGCAGCTGGCATTGATTCCCTGTCTTGCTTTTCTGATGTTCTTTTTGATTGAGCGGAATTTTGCCCCGGTCACGGAGCTGAAAAAAGCGATTGGTAAACGCAGTGTCAGTAAACTGGATAAGATCGTAGTCAGCCGCCCGACAGACGAACTGTCTGCGTTGGTGAATGCACTGAACCGGCTGCTATCCGAACTTGAGCGGGCCTGGAAACGAGAGAAACGTTTTACCCGAATGGCTGCACATGAGCTGAAAACGCCGCTGGCGATATTACGGCTCAATGCCGAGAATGCACTGATTTGTGATAAAGAAGAAGACCTGAAATCAGATCTGAAAAACATTTTACAAGGCATCGAGCGGTCAGATCGTTTGATTCAACAACTGCTGACGTTAGCGCGGGTCGAAAATCTGCATGAAATTGCGTTAAAAGATGTTGATCTGAAAAAGCTGATGCAGCGTGTGATGGGGGAGCTGGCCCCGCTGGCCCTGAAGAACCAGCAGGAAATGTCGTTCAGGGGAGATGACTGCATCATTCGTGGTGATGAATCCTTGCTCGGCATTTTGTTAAGTAATCTGGTGGATAATGCGATTCGTTATTCGGGGCAGGGCAGTCAGATTATGGCCAGGATTGAAGATGATCCTGAGCAGGTACGGATATTTATTGCGGATACCGGTCAAGACGTTTCACCCGAAGCCAGAGAAAAGCTATTTGACAGTTTTTATCGTTCGAACCGGGAAAAAGGTGATGGCGCAGGACTGGGGCTATCGATTACCAGAGATATTGTCCGTCTTCATCAGGGGAGTGTCGTGCTGCTGCCCAGAGCGAATGAACTGAATACTTTTGTCGTGTCACTGGCGAAAAAGCCGGATGTTGCTCCGGCAATCTCTTAA
- a CDS encoding SDR family oxidoreductase, translated as MKLNNKKILLTGASGGIGRELAAALDAAGARICLAGRNEQKLMALKDSLPHASRHFCLAVDLTQDDDLERLNQAGLQYQKEGQGFDIVINNAGANQFACLTDRSMQSVRDELNLNLTAPVLVSKLACGWLNRPGIILNIGSTFGGIGYPGYSVYCAAKSGVYRFSEALDRELYGSGVRALYIAPRATETSLNSPEVQAMNQDLKNQSDSPQLVAKMVVDSLEQERAVRWIGWPEKLFVRVNQILPGVVAGSIQKQHAKIMSYLKK; from the coding sequence ATGAAGCTTAATAATAAAAAAATATTACTGACCGGAGCATCCGGTGGCATCGGTCGTGAACTGGCGGCCGCACTTGACGCGGCAGGGGCCAGGATTTGTCTGGCCGGACGAAATGAGCAAAAGCTGATGGCGTTAAAAGACTCGCTGCCTCATGCTTCCCGGCACTTCTGCCTGGCGGTTGATCTGACTCAGGATGATGATCTGGAACGTCTGAATCAGGCGGGCTTGCAATATCAGAAGGAAGGGCAGGGTTTCGATATTGTGATTAATAATGCCGGCGCCAATCAGTTCGCTTGTCTGACGGACCGCTCGATGCAGTCTGTTCGTGACGAGCTGAACCTGAATCTGACAGCGCCGGTACTGGTGAGCAAGTTAGCCTGCGGCTGGCTCAATCGTCCCGGCATTATATTGAATATTGGTTCGACCTTCGGCGGGATTGGTTATCCGGGGTATTCGGTTTACTGTGCGGCGAAGTCCGGAGTTTACCGTTTTAGTGAAGCGCTGGATCGTGAATTGTATGGTTCCGGAGTCCGGGCGCTGTATATTGCCCCGCGTGCAACAGAAACCAGCCTGAACTCACCGGAAGTGCAAGCGATGAATCAGGATTTGAAGAACCAGAGCGATTCCCCGCAGCTGGTTGCGAAAATGGTTGTTGACTCATTGGAACAGGAGCGGGCTGTTCGCTGGATTGGCTGGCCGGAGAAATTGTTTGTCCGGGTTAATCAGATTTTGCCCGGTGTTGTGGCAGGTTCAATTCAGAAGCAACACGCTAAGATTATGAGTTATCTGAAAAAATGA
- a CDS encoding DUF2850 domain-containing protein yields the protein MKSLLALLGVLLLVLSGFLIYKGYEEYTNPKQVYGNWLEIKVLGDRRDVIRFDKRGVYRNHHLITTKFEYDGKTIRFKTGGSETIYELSGTENSPQLKRVEPAQPIQTLIKEGYEHTLNKPSALRMVPRRTPFGSGDNDDKSGE from the coding sequence TTGAAGTCTTTGTTAGCCCTGCTCGGTGTATTACTGTTGGTTTTAAGTGGTTTCTTAATCTACAAAGGTTATGAAGAATATACGAACCCTAAACAGGTTTATGGAAACTGGCTGGAAATTAAAGTACTGGGTGATCGCCGGGACGTCATCAGGTTTGATAAACGGGGGGTTTACCGTAATCATCACCTGATTACAACGAAGTTTGAGTATGATGGAAAAACCATCCGTTTTAAAACCGGAGGTTCAGAAACTATTTATGAACTGAGTGGTACGGAGAATTCACCGCAATTAAAAAGGGTGGAGCCTGCTCAGCCAATTCAAACCCTGATTAAGGAGGGATATGAACACACGCTGAACAAGCCCAGTGCGCTCAGAATGGTACCCCGCCGGACGCCGTTTGGCTCCGGCGACAATGATGATAAGTCAGGAGAGTAA